GAAGTTTGCCCATGCTTAACTTGTATCCGGTTTGCGTATCAACTAACCAGCCTTCGAGTACTTTATCGCTAGATTGACTGTTATCAACTTTGACAATCATCCTTACTATATTCTGTTTGGTTTTAACCATATAATCGCCTATTTTTGTTCCACCGCAAGGTTTGTCACCAACAGGAGCTCTCAGATCACCCGTCGTTGATGTATATTGTAAAATCATACTTCCATGAATATCCATCATTTTATCGCTAATCACCTTATTGTCCGTCACAGCACTTTCAACTACAAAGGGACAATTGACTACAAAACCAGCGATTGCATAGGTGTTCTTTCAAGGACTGGTGTAAAGGCAACCCTTGCACCCTTAAACTCAGTCAAATGATCTGCTAAATCCTCGTCAGAAGCTTCTGTGGAGATGTAAAACACATCAAAACCATTAACATATCCCTTCGTTAAAGGCACGCTTACAGGAACGTTTGCCTTTGTAAGTTTTTGCATCATTTTATCTTCCATGATGGCATTTGCTCCATACTGTAATGATGGATGTAGCGTTAATCCAATTATTGACATTACTATCAGTGTTGCATGAATCATCTTCATCAGCAAACAACAAGCATGCATAAGTTAAATCGGTTTTTCCAACTCTTATCCAAATCTTAGCCAAATCAAGTTTAAATGCAGATGCCCCATAGCAAGAGTAATGCCCGATCCTGGTGCAAAACGACTCTTCTGGTTTTTGTTTGCAGGTTCATGTGGCGGTGATACTAGAATCAGGATTATCACGCTGTTGAAGGAAAAGCCTTACAACACGAACCAACTCGCCGAGGCGTTGGGATTGGATTACAAAGCAATTCAGCACCACATCAGTGTACTTGAAAAGAACAATTTAATTACTAGACAGGGAGAAAAGTATGGTGTTCTATTCTTCATTTCTCCTTATTTGGAAGTTAACATGGACGCATTTGATGAGATATGTAGCAAAATTGGAAAAAAGTAAATAAGCTAATTTGAAGGGGTATTCACGCATGTCTATAATAATGGACGTGAGCGCGATTGTAAGCGTGGCCAACGTTGCCATATTGATCGCCTTAATAATCTTGTATGGTAGGACTTATGGCAGCTCTAGAGCATCTTTTGCACTGGGCTTGATCTTCTTTGCCTCCCTCTTACTGATTCAGAACGCTATCGGTATATACTCCTACATAGCAATGGCACCATTCTTCGCTGAGGCAATACTTCCATACTTATTGGCTATTCATATCACTGAACTAGCAGGACTCTCCATACTCCTCAAAATAACTTGGTAGGCTGATCCTTTGTTATTATAGCATAAGATTTATTCAGCATCAGGGATAGAAAGTTCCATGCTTGACTCTCATGAAATAGAAGCAATTGACAGGTCATCTATATGTGATGCCTATGACGCATGGCCTGAGTATTGTAAAGTTGCATATGGAAGAAGCATAAATGTAGATGAGAAGTTCTTTGACGGTGTAACTTCAATAGTTTTTTCAGGAATGGGAGGCTCTGGTACAACTGGTGACATAATTTCTGACCTGACGTGCTTAAAGTCTGCCATTCCTGTTTATGTTACAAAGAGTTACCACATACCGGCATTCGTTAACAAAAATACTTTGTTCATTGCAATGAGTGTATCTGGAGATACAGAAGAGACACTTACGGCGTTGCTTGAGGCTGTGTCTAAAAGTGCGAAGGTTGTTGCCATCTCGCAGGGCGGAGAAATTGAAAACATATGCAAGAAGAAAAACCTCTTGCATGTGAAGATAGAGCAGAGGATTTCGCCGCGCATAACGTTGCCTGAGGTTCTATACTCCGCACTAAAGCTGCTTTCATATTTTCACTTAGGCTATATCAGTGGTGAGGTCGAGGATTCTATTCAAACGATGATAGAGGTAGGGAAAAAGATTTGCAAACAATGTAATTTTGAACAGAATCCTGCAAAGCAACTAGCCAAATGGATGTTCGGTAGCATACCAGCAGTCTACTGTTCGCCTCTACAGCGTGGGGTTGGAATTAGATTTAAGAATTCTGTGAATGAAAATGCTAAGATAAACGCTATTGCAGCAGAAATACTGGATTCATGCCATAACGAATTGGTATCATGGGGGTATAGAAATAAGAGTGCAGAAAATGAGATCCTAAGACCCATACTGGTCAGAAGCAATTTTGATCCGGAAGAGGTAAAGAAGAGATTCGATGTATTTAAGGAGATGTTGGAAAGAAATGAACATGAAGTATACGAAGTTCCATTGTACGGTTCAACACCACTTGCAAACGTCGTATCATCCCTTTATCTTTTAGACTACTCAACTATATATCTAGGAATTCTAAAGAAAGTCGATCCTACACCAATAAACGCCGTTTTTGAATTCAAGGATGAGATGAAGAAGCGCTTGGATTATTTTGCCAAGTATGTTAGACCTAAGCTAAATTAATTTTATACGCTGCCCAGCTTTTCCACATATTCTTTGTATGCTCTCATATACGACTTTTTGTTTCCTATGTCTATAAAACCACTTGAGATCACATGACCATAGATAGCTTCACTTGCCTTCAGTGCTTTCATGAATGCTTTGTCCATACCAGTAGCTGAATTTCTGTCTATATATCGCAAAAATCTCCGTTCCATGGCATAGCAACCAACATTTATCAGTCCCTTAAATTCGGGCTTTTCTTTCCATGCTTTGACCCGATTCGATCCGTTGATCTCGATAAAGCCGTACTTCAGCCTTTCACTGTACTTCATGAGCGTCATTGTTGCAATCGCCTTCTTTACGTTATGTGTCTTGATCAATTTTCGGAGATCAAATTCGTAAATAGAATCTCCATAGACGCAGAGAAAGGTATCATCTAAGAATTTTTCAGCACTCTTGAGTTGTCCAGCTGTGCCCAATGGCCTCTCAGATCTGGCATATTCGATCTTAACGTCAAATTTACTTCCATCACCAAAGTAATTTTCTATGGTCTTCCCAAGATAGCTTACGCAGATCACTATGTTTCTCACACCGTTCCTTCTTAACCAGGTAATGATA
This sequence is a window from Nitrososphaerales archaeon. Protein-coding genes within it:
- a CDS encoding SIS domain-containing protein — its product is MLDSHEIEAIDRSSICDAYDAWPEYCKVAYGRSINVDEKFFDGVTSIVFSGMGGSGTTGDIISDLTCLKSAIPVYVTKSYHIPAFVNKNTLFIAMSVSGDTEETLTALLEAVSKSAKVVAISQGGEIENICKKKNLLHVKIEQRISPRITLPEVLYSALKLLSYFHLGYISGEVEDSIQTMIEVGKKICKQCNFEQNPAKQLAKWMFGSIPAVYCSPLQRGVGIRFKNSVNENAKINAIAAEILDSCHNELVSWGYRNKSAENEILRPILVRSNFDPEEVKKRFDVFKEMLERNEHEVYEVPLYGSTPLANVVSSLYLLDYSTIYLGILKKVDPTPINAVFEFKDEMKKRLDYFAKYVRPKLN
- a CDS encoding nucleotidyltransferase family protein, with the protein product MKAVILAGGLGTRLQPYTFFMPKPMLPLGNKPLLEHIITWLRRNGVRNIVICVSYLGKTIENYFGDGSKFDVKIEYARSERPLGTAGQLKSAEKFLDDTFLCVYGDSIYEFDLRKLIKTHNVKKAIATMTLMKYSERLKYGFIEINGSNRVKAWKEKPEFKGLINVGCYAMERRFLRYIDRNSATGMDKAFMKALKASEAIYGHVISSGFIDIGNKKSYMRAYKEYVEKLGSV
- a CDS encoding winged helix-turn-helix domain-containing protein, with product MPDPGAKRLFWFLFAGSCGGDTRIRIITLLKEKPYNTNQLAEALGLDYKAIQHHISVLEKNNLITRQGEKYGVLFFISPYLEVNMDAFDEICSKIGKK